The following coding sequences lie in one Lentilactobacillus sp. SPB1-3 genomic window:
- the radA gene encoding DNA repair protein RadA, giving the protein MAKVKTQFVCQNCGYISPRYLGRCPNCNEWNTLVEETISKPVASSLATPNNGIHNNQPEPITQVKFQSETRSDTGLSELDRVLGGGVVPGSLVLIGGDPGIGKSTLLLQVSGNLAKHSKVLYISGEESASQIKMRADRLAVGGDDLLVYPETDMNVIKTAINDVQPDIVVIDSVQTMQIPELQSATGSVAQIREVTADLMSIAKGQGITVFVVGHVTKGGAIAGPKILEHMVDTVLYFEGDLHHSYRILRAVKNRFGSTNELGVFEMREDGLAEVSNPSEIFLEERLQDANGSAIVVSMEGTRPILVEIQALVTSSVFGNAQRTATGLDRNRVSLIMAVLEKRAGLMLQNQDAYLKAAGGVKLDEPAIDLAIAVSIASSYRNTGTNPTECFVGELGLTGEVRRVNRIEQRVQEAQKLGFTRIIVPANNLSGWTAPKGIEVIGVKTISQALKIALG; this is encoded by the coding sequence TTGGCAAAAGTAAAAACTCAGTTTGTGTGCCAAAATTGTGGCTATATCTCACCTAGATATTTAGGCCGGTGTCCTAACTGTAATGAATGGAATACTTTAGTAGAAGAAACTATTTCCAAACCTGTAGCAAGCTCATTGGCTACCCCAAACAATGGAATTCATAATAATCAACCAGAACCTATTACACAGGTAAAATTTCAATCTGAAACACGATCTGACACAGGACTATCTGAATTAGATCGTGTTCTTGGTGGTGGTGTCGTGCCAGGATCGCTTGTACTGATTGGTGGAGATCCCGGTATTGGTAAATCTACATTGCTACTGCAAGTTTCTGGTAATTTAGCCAAACATTCAAAGGTGTTATACATTTCCGGTGAAGAAAGTGCCAGTCAAATCAAGATGCGTGCAGACCGATTAGCAGTTGGTGGAGACGATTTACTGGTATATCCTGAAACAGATATGAATGTTATTAAAACTGCAATCAACGATGTTCAACCAGACATCGTAGTGATTGATTCCGTCCAAACGATGCAGATTCCAGAGTTACAGTCTGCTACTGGATCAGTTGCTCAGATTCGTGAGGTTACTGCTGACTTAATGAGCATCGCTAAGGGACAGGGCATAACCGTGTTTGTCGTCGGCCATGTTACTAAGGGCGGCGCCATTGCAGGACCCAAAATCTTAGAGCACATGGTAGATACTGTACTTTATTTTGAAGGTGACCTTCATCATTCATACCGAATCTTACGTGCCGTTAAAAACCGGTTTGGTTCAACGAACGAGCTGGGTGTGTTTGAGATGCGTGAAGATGGATTGGCAGAAGTTAGTAATCCTTCAGAAATATTTTTAGAGGAGCGATTGCAAGATGCAAACGGTTCGGCAATCGTTGTTTCAATGGAAGGTACCAGACCTATTCTTGTTGAAATTCAGGCTTTAGTGACTTCTTCAGTATTTGGCAATGCTCAACGTACTGCTACTGGACTTGATCGTAATCGAGTTTCCTTAATTATGGCTGTTTTAGAAAAAAGAGCTGGGCTGATGTTACAAAACCAAGATGCATATTTGAAGGCGGCTGGTGGTGTTAAACTAGACGAACCTGCTATTGATTTAGCAATCGCGGTCAGCATTGCTTCTTCATATAGAAACACAGGTACTAATCCTACTGAATGTTTTGTAGGTGAATTAGGATTAACTGGTGAAGTCCGTAGAGTCAATCGAATTGAGCAGCGGGTTCAAGAAGCTCAAAAACTTGGGTTCACTAGAATTATCGTACCAGCAAACAATTTGTCAGGTTGGACGGCTCCAAAAGGTATTGAAGTAATTGGAGTTAAAACTATTTCTCAAGCGTTAAAGATTGCGTTAGGGTAG
- a CDS encoding PIN/TRAM domain-containing protein — MINLRKRIVQLIFTVAGAALGASYFPLVWLAFQIRYGTLFNNTITNAILGAIIFYLLSLVLGNTVLRLVDRIEKELTSQSPVQLLFASLGLILGLVVAALISIVFFRSHTIFINTMIPILIMVALGYFGFRIGGTQSDRFRKMFSRNRNKDFNKSEEDIIDKPLDDNYHHYKILDTNILIDGRIYDIVKTGFIEGTLLVPKFVLYELQYIADSSDSVKRVRGRRGLDILNKLQNEDLIPIEISDRDFEDISEVDTKLIQLAKEVNGVIVTNDYNLNKVIQFQNVDVFNINALSTALRQKILPGQKLNVMVVKNGTERQQGVAYLDDGTMVVVEDGKYYLNKHIDVVVTSAIQTDAGKMIFADPEHSTKKINHDEKHEG, encoded by the coding sequence GTGATAAATTTGCGCAAAAGGATTGTTCAATTAATTTTTACTGTAGCTGGTGCTGCATTAGGTGCGAGCTATTTCCCACTAGTTTGGTTAGCATTTCAAATTAGGTATGGTACATTATTCAATAACACAATTACCAATGCTATTTTAGGTGCAATTATTTTTTATTTATTATCATTAGTATTGGGTAATACAGTGTTAAGGCTAGTCGATCGAATCGAAAAGGAGTTGACTAGTCAAAGCCCGGTTCAGCTATTATTTGCTTCATTAGGTTTGATTTTAGGATTAGTCGTGGCTGCACTAATCTCAATTGTCTTTTTCAGAAGCCATACGATATTTATCAACACAATGATTCCAATATTGATCATGGTGGCCCTTGGATATTTCGGATTTCGAATCGGTGGAACACAGTCTGATCGATTCAGAAAAATGTTCAGTCGTAATCGAAATAAGGATTTCAATAAGAGCGAAGAAGATATTATTGATAAACCTTTAGATGATAACTACCATCATTATAAAATTTTGGATACTAACATCCTGATTGATGGCCGAATTTACGATATCGTGAAGACTGGTTTTATCGAAGGAACCTTGTTAGTACCTAAATTCGTTTTGTATGAATTGCAATACATTGCTGATTCCAGCGATAGTGTTAAGCGTGTGCGTGGCCGTCGTGGCCTAGATATTCTTAACAAGCTTCAAAATGAGGACTTAATTCCTATTGAAATTTCTGATCGAGATTTCGAAGATATTTCTGAAGTTGACACAAAGCTGATTCAATTAGCCAAGGAAGTCAATGGAGTAATCGTTACTAACGATTACAATTTAAATAAGGTTATTCAGTTCCAAAATGTGGATGTCTTTAATATCAATGCTTTATCCACTGCGTTAAGACAAAAAATATTACCTGGTCAGAAATTAAATGTCATGGTGGTTAAAAACGGTACGGAACGTCAACAAGGGGTTGCGTATCTTGACGATGGTACGATGGTGGTTGTTGAAGATGGTAAGTACTACCTTAACAAGCACATCGATGTTGTCGTCACTAGTGCTATTCAAACTGATGCTGGTAAGATGATATTTGCTGATCCAGAACACTCAACCAAGAAGATTAACCATGATGAAAAACATGAAGGTTAA
- the gltX gene encoding glutamate--tRNA ligase, with product MANDAIRVRYAPSPTGHLHIGNARTAIFNYLFARHNKGKFIIRIEDTDTKRNVADGEKSQLENLKWLGLDWDEGPDKPGDVGPYRQSERQDIYQPLLQQLLDEGKAYESYRTEEELEADREAQKARGEMPHYEYEYAGMTDEERAQAIEDAKAKGLKPVIRFRVPQDHDYSWEDMVKGNVSFNSDTIGGDFVIAKRDGMPTYNFAVVVDDHLMKISHVFRGDDHVANTPKQLMIYEAFGWNAPKFGHMSLIISADTGKKLSKRDETVLQFIEQYRNLGYLPEAMFNFILLLGWSPVGEDEIFTQKEFIKMYDEKRLSKSPAKFDSKKLEWINNQYVKSSDEDVIMDLALKQLIESGNLPKDLDEKTIEWARKLINVYKQQMSYMAQINEMADVFFNEPDQVEGEALEEISNDDAKTVLTSFKQKMIDMAIFDKVQIFAAIKAVQKETGIKGRKLWMPIRIAVTHEMHGPELPESIELIGRKTAIKHVDEVLAQLNI from the coding sequence TTGGCAAACGACGCAATTCGAGTTCGTTATGCTCCAAGTCCTACTGGTCATTTACACATTGGAAATGCCAGAACTGCAATTTTCAACTATCTTTTTGCCCGTCACAACAAGGGTAAATTCATTATTAGAATTGAAGATACTGATACCAAAAGAAACGTAGCGGATGGTGAAAAGAGTCAGCTTGAAAACCTAAAATGGTTAGGCTTAGATTGGGATGAAGGTCCTGACAAGCCCGGCGACGTTGGCCCTTACCGCCAGTCAGAACGACAAGATATCTACCAACCTTTATTACAACAACTTTTGGATGAAGGTAAAGCTTACGAATCTTATCGTACTGAAGAGGAATTGGAAGCTGATCGCGAAGCCCAAAAAGCTCGCGGTGAGATGCCTCATTATGAATATGAGTACGCTGGAATGACTGATGAAGAACGTGCCCAAGCCATTGAAGATGCTAAAGCTAAGGGATTAAAACCCGTAATTAGATTTAGAGTTCCTCAAGATCACGACTATTCATGGGAAGATATGGTTAAGGGAAATGTTTCCTTTAACTCAGACACCATTGGTGGTGACTTTGTTATTGCTAAGCGTGATGGTATGCCAACTTATAACTTTGCGGTTGTTGTTGATGATCATTTGATGAAAATCAGCCACGTTTTCCGTGGAGACGATCACGTTGCCAACACTCCTAAACAATTAATGATCTATGAAGCATTTGGCTGGAACGCACCTAAGTTTGGTCATATGAGTTTAATCATTAGTGCCGATACTGGTAAGAAGCTTTCTAAGCGTGACGAAACCGTCTTACAATTCATCGAACAATACCGTAATCTAGGTTACTTACCAGAAGCTATGTTTAACTTTATTTTGCTTCTTGGCTGGTCACCAGTTGGTGAAGATGAAATCTTTACTCAAAAAGAATTCATCAAGATGTATGATGAAAAACGTTTGAGCAAGTCACCTGCTAAGTTCGATTCTAAAAAGCTAGAATGGATCAACAACCAATACGTTAAGTCATCTGATGAAGATGTAATTATGGACCTTGCCTTGAAACAATTAATTGAATCAGGCAACTTGCCAAAGGATCTTGATGAGAAGACGATTGAATGGGCTAGAAAGTTAATCAACGTTTACAAACAACAAATGAGTTATATGGCTCAAATTAACGAAATGGCTGATGTTTTCTTTAATGAACCTGATCAAGTTGAAGGTGAAGCTCTTGAAGAAATCTCTAACGATGATGCCAAGACCGTTCTAACATCTTTCAAACAAAAGATGATCGACATGGCTATCTTTGATAAAGTTCAGATTTTTGCTGCAATTAAAGCAGTTCAAAAGGAAACTGGTATCAAGGGTCGCAAATTATGGATGCCAATTCGAATTGCTGTTACTCATGAAATGCATGGCCCAGAATTGCCAGAATCAATTGAGTTGATTGGTCGTAAGACAGCAATTAAGCACGTTGATGAAGTTTTAGCACAGTTAAATATTTAA
- the cysS gene encoding cysteine--tRNA ligase, with protein sequence MLQIFNTLTREKEKFEPLKPGEVSMYVCGPTVYNYIHIGNARSAVAFDTIRRYFEYRGYKVKYVSNFTDVDDKMINAAKANNTTVKAIADKYIAAFDEDMKALNVSKDIIHPRATENIKEIIDFVSDLEREGFAYNVDGNVYYRARKFDTYGALAHINVDDLEVGASNHVNDEEFAQKEDPIDFALWKKSKGDEISWDSPWGKGRPGWHIECSVMSTKYLGDSIDIHGGGEDLIFPHHENERAQSEAKTHKHFVNYWMHNGFVTVGDDNEKMSKSLGNFITVHDLLNELDGQVIRFLMSTTHYRRPIQYNDASVQEAKSNLKKLQNAYENLNYRLDDAVDGNDPKADQEIRQVVADFIDSMDDDFNVQNGIAAVYELAKLANNYVQNSVVQADTIKLFLNNLQELSLIFGLVFHKAELNDDEILQLIDERNQARKNKDFIRSDEIREELTLKGIVLEDTPQGTRYRKEK encoded by the coding sequence ATGCTACAGATTTTTAATACATTAACTCGTGAAAAAGAAAAATTTGAGCCATTAAAACCAGGCGAAGTGAGTATGTATGTCTGTGGTCCAACGGTGTATAACTATATTCATATTGGAAATGCTAGAAGTGCAGTGGCATTTGATACGATTCGAAGATACTTTGAATACCGTGGATATAAAGTTAAGTATGTGTCTAACTTTACAGATGTAGATGATAAAATGATTAACGCAGCAAAAGCCAACAACACTACTGTGAAGGCGATTGCTGACAAGTATATTGCGGCGTTTGATGAAGATATGAAGGCGCTGAACGTTTCTAAAGATATTATTCACCCTCGAGCAACTGAAAATATTAAAGAAATAATTGATTTTGTTAGCGATTTGGAACGAGAAGGATTCGCATATAATGTTGATGGTAATGTCTATTATCGAGCTCGAAAATTCGATACTTATGGTGCATTAGCTCATATTAATGTTGATGATCTTGAAGTTGGTGCAAGTAATCATGTTAACGATGAAGAGTTTGCTCAAAAAGAAGACCCAATTGATTTTGCTTTATGGAAAAAATCAAAGGGCGATGAAATATCTTGGGATTCACCATGGGGTAAAGGCCGTCCCGGATGGCATATTGAATGTTCAGTAATGTCTACTAAGTATCTTGGAGATTCTATTGATATTCATGGTGGTGGGGAAGATTTAATTTTTCCTCATCACGAAAACGAGCGGGCTCAAAGTGAAGCTAAAACTCACAAGCACTTTGTAAATTACTGGATGCATAATGGCTTCGTTACAGTTGGTGACGACAATGAAAAGATGAGTAAATCACTGGGAAACTTCATTACAGTTCATGATTTACTGAATGAACTGGATGGACAAGTAATTCGTTTTCTAATGTCTACCACACACTATCGTCGTCCAATTCAATACAATGATGCTAGTGTGCAGGAAGCTAAAAGTAATCTCAAAAAGCTACAAAATGCTTATGAAAATCTTAACTACCGTTTAGATGATGCCGTTGATGGTAATGATCCTAAGGCAGATCAAGAAATTCGCCAAGTAGTTGCCGATTTTATTGATAGCATGGATGATGATTTTAATGTTCAAAATGGAATCGCAGCAGTATATGAATTAGCCAAGTTAGCTAATAATTATGTTCAAAATAGTGTTGTACAAGCAGACACTATTAAATTATTTTTGAATAATTTACAAGAGTTGTCCCTTATCTTTGGACTTGTTTTCCATAAGGCTGAGCTCAACGACGATGAAATTTTGCAATTGATCGATGAACGTAATCAGGCAAGAAAGAACAAAGATTTCATTCGTAGTGATGAAATTCGTGAAGAACTTACCCTTAAGGGAATTGTTCTGGAGGATACTCCTCAAGGAACAAGGTATAGAAAGGAAAAATAG
- a CDS encoding Mini-ribonuclease 3, with translation MTEDFSSINGIALAYMGDAAYEVYIREHLIRQGLTKPNRLHHIATNYVSAKAQAALIKLMEEDTFLSDEEWEYFKRGRNSKSYTHAKNTDVVTYRISTGFEAVCGFLFLSGQTDRMQEFAEYCIKQVESGRIQHGNN, from the coding sequence ATGACTGAAGACTTTTCTTCAATTAATGGAATTGCATTAGCTTATATGGGTGACGCAGCCTATGAAGTGTACATTAGGGAACACCTAATTCGTCAAGGATTAACCAAACCAAACAGACTCCACCATATTGCTACTAACTATGTTTCTGCTAAGGCACAAGCTGCCTTGATCAAACTGATGGAAGAAGACACATTTCTTTCAGATGAGGAGTGGGAATATTTCAAGCGTGGCCGGAATTCAAAGAGTTATACACATGCAAAGAATACTGATGTAGTAACTTATCGAATCTCTACTGGATTTGAAGCCGTTTGTGGTTTCTTATTCTTAAGCGGTCAAACTGATCGGATGCAAGAGTTTGCAGAATACTGTATTAAACAAGTAGAAAGTGGGCGAATCCAACATGGCAACAACTGA
- the rlmB gene encoding 23S rRNA (guanosine(2251)-2'-O)-methyltransferase RlmB has translation MATTENENEDFIIGRHPVVSALKGDNPVNKLFIQSGISDDENVVADIIKLAKKRKLVVSQVPKQKLDLLSDHQNHQGVVLAVAAFKYASIDDLFDHSEKVGVPPFFVILDNIEDPHNLGSIIRTADAAGVTGVIIPKHRAVGLTSTVAKTSAGAIERVPVARVTNISSAIKELKDRGLWIFGTDVKGTDYRHWDAKGAVAVVIGNEGKGISPLVKKQVDEMLTIPMVGDIQSLNASVAASVLIYQGFNSRNPIGGN, from the coding sequence ATGGCAACAACTGAGAACGAAAATGAAGATTTTATTATTGGTCGCCACCCTGTAGTCTCTGCATTAAAAGGTGATAACCCAGTTAATAAATTGTTTATTCAATCTGGTATTAGTGACGATGAAAATGTCGTTGCGGACATCATAAAATTAGCAAAGAAACGTAAATTAGTTGTCTCACAAGTTCCTAAGCAAAAATTGGACTTGCTTTCAGATCATCAAAACCACCAAGGGGTCGTTTTAGCTGTTGCAGCATTTAAATATGCTTCAATCGATGACCTATTTGATCACTCTGAAAAAGTTGGGGTTCCACCATTCTTTGTTATTTTAGATAATATTGAGGATCCCCATAACCTAGGCTCTATCATTAGAACGGCCGACGCCGCTGGAGTTACTGGAGTGATTATTCCTAAGCATCGGGCAGTTGGCTTGACTTCAACAGTTGCTAAAACCTCCGCGGGAGCAATTGAACGGGTTCCAGTTGCCAGAGTGACTAATATTTCCAGTGCAATTAAGGAACTAAAGGATCGGGGCCTTTGGATTTTCGGTACCGATGTCAAAGGAACTGATTATCGTCACTGGGATGCTAAAGGTGCAGTGGCAGTGGTAATTGGTAACGAAGGTAAAGGAATCTCTCCACTGGTTAAAAAACAAGTGGATGAGATGCTGACGATTCCTATGGTTGGAGACATTCAAAGTTTGAATGCTAGTGTTGCTGCCAGTGTTTTGATTTATCAGGGATTCAATTCTCGTAACCCAATCGGCGGAAACTAG
- a CDS encoding NYN domain-containing protein, whose protein sequence is MKEELLIVDAYNMIGNWPHLTKLKLADRLEDARDELLSELAEYKKYQDVNMIVVFDAMYVPGNSKSFINKYDMEIVWTSKDQTADSYIEALARRKQDRFTQVVVATSDQAEQWTIFAAGALRIPARELLADVQRTKKDVEIEAQKITDQSLVARRGRLKPEQLRALERLRDRLSNEGH, encoded by the coding sequence ATGAAGGAAGAACTATTGATTGTTGACGCGTACAACATGATTGGTAACTGGCCTCATTTAACAAAGTTGAAGCTGGCTGATCGCTTGGAAGACGCTCGTGATGAGTTGCTAAGTGAATTGGCAGAATATAAGAAGTATCAAGACGTCAATATGATTGTTGTTTTTGATGCCATGTATGTGCCGGGCAATTCCAAGAGCTTTATCAACAAGTACGATATGGAAATTGTGTGGACTAGCAAGGATCAAACTGCTGATAGTTATATCGAAGCGTTGGCTAGAAGAAAGCAAGATAGATTTACCCAAGTCGTTGTGGCAACTAGTGATCAAGCTGAGCAATGGACTATTTTTGCAGCGGGTGCGTTGAGGATTCCTGCTAGAGAATTATTAGCTGATGTGCAGAGAACAAAAAAGGACGTTGAAATTGAGGCTCAAAAGATAACTGATCAATCATTAGTTGCAAGACGTGGCAGATTAAAGCCTGAACAACTCAGGGCCTTGGAGCGATTGAGAGATCGACTTTCAAATGAGGGTCATTAA
- a CDS encoding sigma-70 family RNA polymerase sigma factor gives MNNLNEQQKVIVALNGDDEVFEELFIQYYPVARKIQNNFFVSGMDKDDWDQESRIILYKAMQKFNPSMRVSFGSFYSRSLRNRAIDLVRLNNAQKRVPDNQVSSIDVNENYYSDTVMDDASTCPERTTMYLERFEWVLGECSDMEREALMNMISEPNKNLELNENRALTNAFERCRRKFKND, from the coding sequence ATGAACAATTTGAATGAACAACAAAAAGTTATCGTAGCACTGAATGGTGATGATGAAGTATTCGAGGAGCTCTTTATTCAGTATTATCCTGTAGCTAGAAAAATTCAGAATAATTTTTTCGTTTCTGGAATGGATAAAGATGATTGGGATCAGGAATCCCGAATTATTTTATATAAGGCTATGCAAAAATTTAATCCCAGTATGCGGGTGAGTTTTGGTAGTTTTTACAGTCGCTCTTTGAGAAACCGGGCAATTGATTTAGTTCGACTAAATAATGCTCAAAAAAGGGTGCCGGATAATCAAGTATCTTCAATAGATGTGAATGAGAATTATTATTCAGACACAGTGATGGATGATGCTTCCACGTGTCCTGAGAGAACGACTATGTATTTGGAGCGTTTCGAATGGGTGTTAGGCGAATGTTCTGATATGGAACGTGAGGCCTTAATGAATATGATTTCGGAACCTAATAAAAATTTAGAATTAAATGAAAATCGTGCTTTAACAAATGCATTCGAGCGGTGTCGCCGAAAATTTAAAAATGACTAA
- the rpmG gene encoding 50S ribosomal protein L33, producing the protein MAQRKAALACSVCGSRNYMIPVNPNRSERLELNKFCKHCGKYTLHKETR; encoded by the coding sequence ATGGCACAAAGAAAGGCTGCTCTAGCTTGTTCAGTTTGTGGTTCAAGGAATTACATGATTCCCGTTAACCCTAACCGTTCAGAGCGACTCGAGCTCAATAAATTCTGCAAACATTGCGGAAAGTATACATTGCACAAAGAAACTCGTTAA
- the secE gene encoding preprotein translocase subunit SecE → MRLVNFFKSVVAEMKVVTWPNAKQTKDDTSTVVGTAIIMAIFLGIVDWLVQYGLTFLS, encoded by the coding sequence TTGAGATTAGTAAACTTTTTTAAATCGGTAGTTGCTGAGATGAAAGTTGTTACTTGGCCAAATGCTAAGCAAACCAAAGATGATACTAGTACTGTTGTTGGTACAGCAATTATCATGGCGATTTTTCTAGGAATCGTTGACTGGCTTGTTCAGTACGGTTTAACATTTTTATCGTAG
- the nusG gene encoding transcription termination/antitermination protein NusG: protein MVESVEKRWYVLHTYSGYENKVKLNLDSRKDSMGMADYIFRVVVPETEEHEVKDGKDKVKMDKTFPGYVLVEMVMTDQAWYVVRNTPGVTGFVGSHGQGSKPTPLLDDEVSLVLKRLGMSTRHEELDVNVGDTVKIIDGAFTGLDGKVTEIDNEKMRLKVNIDMFGRETSTELEFDQVDTEI, encoded by the coding sequence TTGGTTGAATCCGTTGAAAAAAGATGGTACGTGCTACATACGTACTCTGGTTATGAAAATAAAGTTAAGTTAAACCTTGATAGTCGTAAAGATTCGATGGGAATGGCTGATTACATCTTTAGAGTAGTGGTTCCTGAAACTGAGGAGCATGAAGTTAAAGATGGTAAAGATAAAGTAAAAATGGACAAGACCTTCCCAGGTTATGTATTAGTTGAAATGGTTATGACTGATCAAGCTTGGTATGTTGTTAGAAATACTCCAGGAGTAACAGGATTCGTTGGTTCTCATGGTCAAGGAAGCAAGCCAACTCCATTGTTAGATGATGAAGTTAGTCTTGTTCTCAAGCGTCTTGGAATGAGCACTCGTCATGAAGAGCTGGACGTTAATGTTGGCGACACTGTTAAAATCATCGATGGTGCCTTTACTGGTTTAGATGGTAAGGTTACCGAAATCGATAACGAAAAAATGAGATTAAAAGTAAATATCGATATGTTTGGTAGAGAAACAAGTACTGAACTAGAGTTTGATCAAGTAGATACTGAAATCTAA
- a CDS encoding alpha/beta hydrolase, translated as MKLMLAYGIFFIALVIILGLVWTYVHAGKLLYSKNSVESPDESNRVPTLFVPGFFGNRFSFGRLLSRLVNGFHANKSMVIVVKRDGSLKVIGALDKSRPLIQILFSKKTVRVKEQTTAIMKIINLLNSDYSINKVNLVGHSMGSISVIWSATNMGKQTHTVINKVVTIAGPFNDIEVATNARGIEQTELNADGPVSRSKVYQVLSETIKDLPTNTQILNIGGISDSKSNSDGAVSINSVRSLGFIVRQITKRYQELIITGKNASHRLLHENHQVDKSLAEFLWDS; from the coding sequence ATGAAATTAATGTTGGCTTATGGAATTTTTTTTATTGCGCTAGTAATTATTCTCGGCTTGGTTTGGACTTATGTGCATGCTGGAAAATTACTTTATTCTAAAAATAGCGTTGAATCACCCGATGAAAGTAATCGGGTGCCAACGCTATTTGTTCCTGGATTTTTTGGTAATCGGTTTTCGTTTGGCCGCTTATTGAGTAGATTAGTGAATGGTTTTCATGCGAATAAGTCTATGGTAATCGTCGTGAAACGTGATGGATCATTGAAGGTTATTGGTGCACTTGATAAGTCTCGGCCGCTAATCCAAATCCTGTTTAGCAAGAAAACAGTTAGGGTTAAAGAGCAAACTACTGCAATAATGAAAATTATTAATTTACTCAATTCCGATTATTCGATTAATAAGGTAAATCTAGTAGGGCACTCGATGGGTTCGATTTCAGTAATTTGGTCGGCCACTAATATGGGGAAACAAACTCATACAGTCATTAATAAAGTGGTAACTATTGCAGGACCGTTTAATGACATTGAAGTGGCCACTAATGCCCGTGGCATCGAACAGACTGAATTGAATGCTGATGGTCCAGTTAGTAGAAGTAAGGTCTATCAAGTCCTGTCTGAAACTATTAAAGACTTACCAACGAATACGCAAATTTTAAATATTGGTGGAATTTCTGATTCCAAGAGCAATAGTGATGGCGCGGTTTCCATCAATAGTGTGCGATCACTAGGCTTTATCGTTAGACAAATTACCAAGAGATATCAAGAGTTAATAATCACAGGAAAAAATGCGAGTCATCGGTTGTTACACGAAAATCATCAGGTGGACAAATCGCTGGCAGAATTTCTATGGGATTCTTAA
- the rplK gene encoding 50S ribosomal protein L11 translates to MAKKVANVVKLQIPAGKATPAPPVGPALGQAGINIMGFTKEFNARTADQAGMIIPVVITVYEDRSFDFITKTPPAAVLLKKAAGVQKGSGEPNVNKVASVTKDQVKEIAETKMQDLNAADVEAAMRIIEGTARSMGFTVEG, encoded by the coding sequence GTGGCAAAGAAAGTAGCAAACGTTGTTAAATTGCAAATTCCTGCGGGCAAAGCAACACCCGCTCCTCCTGTTGGTCCTGCGTTAGGACAAGCAGGTATCAACATCATGGGCTTTACTAAGGAATTTAATGCAAGAACTGCTGATCAAGCAGGGATGATTATTCCAGTTGTAATTACTGTGTACGAAGATCGTTCATTCGACTTCATCACAAAGACTCCACCTGCTGCTGTTTTACTCAAGAAGGCTGCTGGTGTTCAAAAGGGTTCCGGCGAACCAAATGTTAACAAGGTTGCTAGTGTAACTAAAGACCAAGTTAAAGAAATTGCCGAAACTAAAATGCAAGACCTAAACGCAGCTGACGTCGAAGCAGCAATGCGAATTATTGAAGGTACTGCTCGTAGTATGGGATTCACTGTCGAAGGATAG